ATTCCTAAGGCTTGAAGGCGGAAAAATCCTTTAATGCCTTTTCGGTCAAGGCCTGCAATATCTGCAATCCATGTGACAGATTCGACATTTCCAGTAAGAAATTCGCTTCCAAGCGATGGAGATAAAGGGATCGTGTGCAAAAGGGAGAGAAAGCCTTGACGATGGGCCTGTAATCCATCACAGCGACGCATGAAGAGATTAAAAACATTGTCCCGTAAGGCTACCCCTTTTAGAGAATCATTGCTTTTGAAGGCATTTTGGTCGATTTGCCGGTTGAGGCGTTTAAAAAGTGCTACTTTAGTTGGAATATGCTCTCTTACCCATGAAAAAGGGATATCCGCCTCATTGGCAACATCTTTTAATGTAAAATTCTGCCACCCTTTTTCGTCGGCTAAAACCATTGCGGCTTCTAAAAAATTAGACGAAAAT
The genomic region above belongs to Acetobacteraceae bacterium and contains:
- a CDS encoding helix-turn-helix transcriptional regulator, yielding MQAAANSENFSNTEDWDDFDIFQESSDSAQIPSEFAEDLLKQHVRSKEAYEEFSSNFLEAAMVLADEKGWQNFTLKDVANEADIPFSWVREHIPTKVALFKRLNRQIDQNAFKSNDSLKGVALRDNVFNLFMRRCDGLQAHRQGFLSLLHTIPLSPSLGSEFLTGNVESVTWIADIAGLDRKGIKGFFRLQALGILWAKVLRCWAKDENEELESTMIALNEGLDQLEKFNLLISQEIEN